The following coding sequences lie in one Montipora foliosa isolate CH-2021 chromosome 11, ASM3666993v2, whole genome shotgun sequence genomic window:
- the LOC137976970 gene encoding uncharacterized protein has translation MNEDERRRIYKAKRKRQKKRRKVRKKEEAKQARIADRQRRIRQEAERIVQGRVDKGELLVCSQQERNATRAVSTGAEVVNPASKDSDRKRACTTQQQEGPPTKTVRRQSHQHALKEICSDQITRTAVHLGSGSYGSCYLALYRGIRVVVKELRVKQLQRESREEAEARVAQELIYEARILNKLRDHPGLPLLFGVCTERTPYRLVMQFHGNQDDTSYTISTVLSKKRIPDKMTWTRIIAKTAGALARIHEKGFLHNDLKSNNVVLDNRDGVYNPVVIDFGKSVPMSGARGPKSLSAERQRQYAREFPHIAPEIVGGVKGQSTASDVFSLAKIGETIFKKAELGRLPLILVQALNADPTKRPALDKIVREIF, from the coding sequence ATGAACGAGGATGAAAGGCGGCGTATATATAAGGCTAAAAGAAAAAGGCAGAAAAAAAGGCGCAAAGTAAGGAAAAAGGAAGAAGCAAAGCAGGCCAGAATCGCAGATCGCCAAAGGCGAATACGGCAAGAGGCGGAGCGCATCGTGCAAGGGCGTGTTGACAAGGGAGAGCTTTTGGTCTGCAGTCAACAAGAAAGAAATGCTACAAGGGCTGTTTCGACAGGGGCAGAAGTGGTAAATCCAGCGTCGAAGGATTCTGACCGCAAAAGAGCGTGTACAACGCAGCAACAGGAAGGTCCTCCAACGAAAACAGTCCGACGCCAAAGCCACCAACACGCCTTGAAGGAAATATGCTCAGACCAGATCACGAGGACAGCAGTTCATCTCGGCAGTGGCAGTTATGGTTCATGCTACCTGGCATTATACAGGGGCATACGCGTCGTCGTAAAAGAGCTTCGTGTGAAGCAACTTCAACGTGAGAGCCGAGAAGAGGCGGAGGCGAGAGTTGCACAAGAACTGATATACGAGGCACGCATTTTGAACAAGCTCCGCGATCATCCCGGTCTTCCCCTTCTATTTGGCGTTTGCACAGAGCGTACACCCTATCGTTTGGTCATGCAGTTCCACGGAAATCAGGACGACACCTCCTATACTATATCCACTGTACTTTCGAAGAAACGAATTCCCGACAAGATGACGTGGACAAGGATCATTGCCAAAACGGCGGGAGCCTTAGCTCGTATTCACGAAAAAGGCTTTTTGCACAATGACTTGAAGTCAAATAACGTTGTTCTTGACAACAGAGATGGCGTTTATAACCCTGTGGTTATAGACTTTGGGAAAAGTGTCCCTATGAGTGGTGCCAGAGGACCGAAATCACTTTCAGCAGAACGCCAAAGGCAATATGCGAGAGAATTCCCTCACATTGCACCAGAAATTGTCGGCGGAGTGAAAGGGCAAAGCACTGCCAGTGACGTTTTTAGCCTTGCAAAAATTGGAGAgacaatttttaagaaagcaGAACTGGGACGCCTTCCTCTCATTCTTGTGCAAGCCTTGAATGCTGACCCCACAAAAAGGCCAGCCTTAGATAAAATTGTCCGCGAAATCTTTTGA
- the LOC137976969 gene encoding uncharacterized protein, with product MEKYMAFMLGNHLTFIDSFQFMSSSLDKLVSNLPKEALIYTTQEFKGKKFDLMSQKGVYPYDFMDSFEKFDEKLPSKEDFYSILNDEHISGEDYKHAQTVWETFMLKTMGEYHDLYLKSDILLLADVFENFRKTCLQYYKLDPCHYFTSPGLSWDAMLKMTNIKLDLMTDVDMFQFIEKGMRGGISYIANRYGKANNKYMKTYDEKAPSKYIMYLDANNLYGWAMSQYLPTGGFRWMTEKQIDNIELAKYEDDSKKGLMLEVDLSYPKQLHDLHNEYPIGPEKVKVTKNMLSDYCKNIAKKYNISTGLVHKLIPTLSNKKNYVLHYRNLQLYTDLGLILTKVHRVLEFNQSASLKEYIDFNTHKRTNAKNAFEKDFFKLMNNSVFGKTMENIRKRVDVRLVTDEKKLLKMVAKPTYVSSKIFNENLVAVHKIKETLTLNRPAYVGMCILDLIKTLMYDFHYNYIKQKYDSKAKLLFTDTDSLTYEIETNDVYQDFWDDKNRFDNSDYAQDSQHFNNTNKKVIGKFKDEAAGFVVSMVSWFHVFLGVNGLMVS from the exons ATGGAgaagtatatggctttcatgcttggCAATCATCTCACCTTCATTGATAGTTTCCAATTTATGAGCTCAAGTCTTGATAAACTAGTGAGCAACCTACCGAAAGAAGCATTAATATATACTACTCAAGAGTTTAAAGGTAAAAAGTTTGATTTAATGTCTCAAAAAGGAGTTTATCCATATGACTTTATGGACAGTTTTGAAAAATTCGATGAAAAGCTACCATCAAAAGAAGACTTTTACAGTATATTGAATGATGAGCATATTTCAGGTGAAGATTACAAACATGCTCAGACTGTATGGGAAACATTCATGCTTAAAACAATGGGAGAGTATCATGACCTGTATCTTAAATCTGACATCCTTCTATTAGCTGATgtctttgaaaactttcgaaaGACCTGTCTGCAATACTATAAACTGGACccatgtcattattttaccagtcCTGGGCTTTCCTGGGATGCTATGCTAAAAATGACCAATATCAAATTAGATCTGATGACTGATGTcgatatgtttcaattcattgaaaaaggTATGAGGGGTGGTATATCGTATATAGCCAATCGATACGGTAAAGCAAacaataaatacatgaaaacatatGATGAGAAGGCGCCCTCAAAATATATCATGTATCTTGATGCTAACAATCTGTATGGATGGGCTATGTCACAATACCTACCAACTGGTGGATTCAGAtggatgacagaaaaacagataGACAATATAGAATTAGCAAAGTATGAAGATGATAGCAAGAAAGGTTTAATGCTAGAAGTAGACCTATCATATCCTAAACAGTTGCATGATCTTCATAATGAATATCCAATAGGACCGGaaaaagtaaaagtaacaaaaaacATGCTATCAGATTATTGTAAAAACATTGCTAAGAAATATAATATCTCAACTGGTTTAGTTCATAAGTTAATACCAACattaagcaataaaaaaaattatgtactGCATTATAGAAACCTACAATTATACACAGATCTAGGTTTAATATTAACCAAAGTCCATAGAGTGCTGGAGTTCAATCAGTCTGCATCGTTGAAGGAATATATTGATTTCAACACTCATAAAAGAACTAATgctaaaaatgcttttgaaaaagatttcttcaaacttatgaataattcagtatttggaaaaacaatggaaaacatcaGAAAACGAGTAGATGTTAGATTAGTGACTGATGAaaagaaactattaaaaatggtTGCTAAACCTACTTATGTAAGCAGTAAGATCTTCAATGAAAACCTTGTAGCTGTTCATAagattaaagaaacactaaccctTAACAGACCggcatatgtgggtatgtgtatcTTAGATCTAATCAAGACATTAATGTATGATTTCCACTACaattatatcaaacaaaaatacgacagcaaagcaaaattattattcacagacacagacagcttaacttatgaaattgaaactaatGATGTGTATCAAGACTTTTGGGATGATAAAAATAGATTCGATAACAGTGATTATGCTCAAGATTCACAACATTTCaacaatacaaataaaaaagtaatcggtaaattcaaagatgaggCAGCAG gtttcgtggtgtcaatggtttcatggtttcatgtgtttcttggtgtcaatggattaatggtttcatag